One Kitasatospora sp. NBC_01266 genomic window carries:
- a CDS encoding SsgA family sporulation/cell division regulator yields MNTTVSCELHLRLIVSSESSLPVPAGLRYDTADPYAVHATFHTGADETVEWVFARDLLAEGLHRPTGTGDVRVWPSRSHGQGVVCIALSSPEGEALLEAPARALESFLKRTDAAVPPGTEHRHFDLDRELSHILAES; encoded by the coding sequence GCGCCTCATCGTGTCCAGCGAGTCGTCACTGCCCGTCCCCGCGGGCCTGCGCTACGACACTGCCGACCCCTATGCCGTGCACGCCACCTTCCACACCGGTGCCGACGAGACCGTGGAGTGGGTGTTCGCCCGCGACCTCCTCGCGGAGGGGCTGCACCGACCCACCGGGACCGGCGACGTCCGGGTGTGGCCGTCACGCAGCCACGGACAGGGAGTCGTCTGCATCGCGCTGTCTTCCCCGGAGGGGGAAGCCCTGCTGGAGGCCCCGGCCCGGGCGCTTGAGTCCTTCCTCAAGCGGACCGACGCCGCTGTCCCGCCCGGCACCGAGCATCGCCACTTCGATCTGGATCGGGAGCTGTCGCACATCCTCGCCGAGAGCTGA